agagaaaaggttggagtgagagacaTGAAAGAGAATTCatgttgagaggaatgagagaggtgagtaaagGTTTgggagtttcttttttttttagttttgagaatgaaaattattaaaatatccttaaccttaaaacttagaatccatgatataagggtatttttgtctactaaaacccggtcaaaccccatatatatatatatatattcttcaaagtttcgtgcaaagataaatttatttatttttaacacaaaaaaaaatatattatacattgAAAAGTCAAAATTAGGCCTATTTTTGTGGGTAAATAAGAGAGTGAGAATTGTACAATTCTATAACCAATGTCGACTATGGTCGTATTTTCTTAGCCACACTTATTTGACTTCTCTTCCATCAATTCAGTTTACACTAACAATAAAAAGTGGTTAGAATTATGGATACCTTATAAATGTCAAAAACCATTTTGTATTCACAAACGTAACACTCAAGATATTAGAAGTAAAAAACACATTTAGTGACATTTAATAtcaattgaatttatttaaaatactaaccaTATCCTTCAATTACATTTAGTGTGTATTTACACAAACGCATacataaaatctttaaaatgtaTATGACAAATTTACAGTAATTTATGGATTATATGTAATAAGTTATTTTGACTAAATATCTATACAAAAATTCTATTATGCATTAAagttaaaatgatataaattaaGCTCGTATATTCTCTCacctattaaatatatttatctagcatatataattttaattttggtactgtaaaaataataaatttattattttattatgacaTAACACCCGTTAATTGTTTGTTAATGGaagaatgttaaattattatgtgttaatatataataactttaaaagatattttaactTTAGGAATAAAAATTATCCACTTACCTTAAATAACATTAAGAATTacgatattgattttgtttgttttcagaTATGAAAGCAAAAGGTGTTGTAGATAGACAAGAgaaaaattttctcttttttcacgtaaacaaaacaataattttaaatttggaaaagatgaaaatgaaaatattacagaaatcaaaatcaaaatatacaCTAAACAACATATATTAACATGAAAACTACAGAGAGTAAGACCCCAAATGCTAGTATATATTGTTTGGTTTTTCCATTCTGTAGTAGAATGAGGCGTAAACTTTCAATTTGACACAACCTTTGAATTCTCTTCTGAACCAAACCAAATCAAGAGAAGTAGAAACAGACCCAGAATCATGGTAACAACGGCAATACAGAACCAGAATCCTTGGTTCTAAGCAACCCAACTCAAAACACAGGTCGCTGACATGTTCTTTTCTCTCCACatcctttttctttcccttcCGAATAATTAGGTAACACTTCACCCTCTGCTGAATCGGATTCGCATGTGAAAAACATCTTCCAGAGTTTGCACGTACATCTTTATCCCTGCGGGTGTAAAGTCTCATTCCTGTGCaaattttcaaagttaaaatCAGAGTTGCATGACTTTCCCCTGTTTTAATTTCCTCTGTTTTGCTTCAAAAGGAATGAACACGTTTGTGGAATGAATTCACCCCCTCAATGAGATTTGGGTGAAAAGCTCACTTCCATTTATGTGATTATGGATTCTATGAAAGGTTTTCTTCAACGGAAATGGATCCTTTTGCGgaatattttcagaaatttcTCTCTAGGCTTTTGAATACTCTGTTTTGGGTCTTCACCAAAGTCTTCATGAGGTATTGTATTCTCAATTTTAGAATGTGAATTCTACCAACGGTTCAATAATTGATACACCAATTGGCCATTTCATTtaatctcttcttttttttcggTTCCAGATTCTGTTGTTCTGATTCTTCTAGAGCAATGAAACCGCTTTATTCTTCCCAGTTTTCTTGTGACAATGAGCAAGCTGAGTCAATTCACTCTGAGTCTGAAAATTTTGGGTATCTGGCTGATGCTCTCTCACGTGAAAATGATCCAAATTATTCCGATGGTTGCCAGGGAGGAACAAAGTCCATTGAAAAACGTTGTTCTGAAACTCTTCGTGGCAGTGAGAATTTTGGGTCCGAAGAAGATGAAACGACAAAGTTggttttcaaatttgaatacCAAAAGTGGAATTACAATTATGATGACGAATTCAGAGAAGGGTATGATGAAAGTAGTGATTTTGTGAAGGGGGGTGATGCTGTTTCTGCCAGCACCACCAATAAGTATGAGTTCATGTCAGGCAAGAGTTTCAGTCACTTCTTGGATGAACCTCAGGCTGGAAATTTCACTGTCAAAGAATGTTTTGTTCATTCAAACGAAGCCTTTAAATTGGAAAATCaagttaaatatgattttgggTTATTGTTAAGGAAGAATTTTATGCCAGAAAATTGTGAAGAACGGGTTAGTGAAGAAAATCTCGACAATTTCACAGAAAAGAAACTCAAAGCTGAGGAGTCTGAAGAGCATCCTGTCGAGCCAATTGTTCGCAATTTTCTTTCGGAAGATGATTCTACCTGTTCAAGTTCCAACTCAGATTCTATTATCAGTTCTTTGGGGGAGGGGTTTTTGTCGGACACAGATTTTGGAAACACTGTGGAGTTTGAGACACTGGAGAGCAATGCAGAAGAAAATGCAGTTTTAACAGAAGAGAATATGCACTTAGGGGATGAGAAAAGATATGAGAATTTTGATGTTGGATATGAGCCTGATGATTTCAccgaagaggatgaagatataATGGATGAGCTTGGAAAGTTGGAAGAAGAATGCAAGCTAGAGGAGTCTTCAGGAAAAAgttttgaagataaaaatatcaattccAAGCTTCAACAATCAATGAAGCCCCATTCACAAACTTTAACAACTATTGATCTTGAGGATTCTAACCGGTTTGACACACTGTGGGAACATCAAGATTTGATAGAACAGTTGAAGATGGAACTGAAGAAGGTCAGAGCCACTGGTCTGCCAACCATCCTTGAGGATTCTGAGTCTCCAAGGATAATGGAAGACTTGAAGCCATGgaaaattgatgaaaaattaCAGCATGG
This sequence is a window from Vigna angularis cultivar LongXiaoDou No.4 chromosome 2, ASM1680809v1, whole genome shotgun sequence. Protein-coding genes within it:
- the LOC108329687 gene encoding uncharacterized protein LOC108329687 isoform X1, whose amino-acid sequence is MDPFAEYFQKFLSRLLNTLFWVFTKVFMRFCCSDSSRAMKPLYSSQFSCDNEQAESIHSESENFGYLADALSRENDPNYSDGCQGGTKSIEKRCSETLRGSENFGSEEDETTKLVFKFEYQKWNYNYDDEFREGYDESSDFVKGGDAVSASTTNKYEFMSGKSFSHFLDEPQAGNFTVKECFVHSNEAFKLENQVKYDFGLLLRKNFMPENCEERVSEENLDNFTEKKLKAEESEEHPVEPIVRNFLSEDDSTCSSSNSDSIISSLGEGFLSDTDFGNTVEFETLESNAEENAVLTEENMHLGDEKRYENFDVGYEPDDFTEEDEDIMDELGKLEEECKLEESSGKSFEDKNINSKLQQSMKPHSQTLTTIDLEDSNRFDTLWEHQDLIEQLKMELKKVRATGLPTILEDSESPRIMEDLKPWKIDEKLQHGNTTNELPKFYRSYRERMRKFDILNYQKMYAIGVLQSKDPLQSFSTRKNPSPAFTSIIPRGFRLSRRKQIEADPMKKFVGELYSDLEMVYVGQLCLSWEFLQWEYEKALKLWESDQYGLLRFNEVAGEFQQFQVLLQRFIENEPFLHGPRVQNYARNRCAMRNLLQVPVIREDNAKDKRKFSKREADKDAITSDMLVEILEESIRTIWRFIRADKDASSLALKGLKENHVQLQDPSNSELLVEIRTDLQKKEKRLREILRSGSCILKKFQKHHEDEADQVLYFFSQVDMKLVLRVLNMSRITTDQLAWCRSKLNKITFINRRIRVEPSFLLFPT
- the LOC108329687 gene encoding uncharacterized protein LOC108329687 isoform X2, whose protein sequence is MDPFAEYFQKFLSRLLNTLFWVFTKVFMRFCCSDSSRAMKPLYSSQFSCDNEQAESIHSESENFGYLADALSRENDPNYSDGCQGGTKSIEKRCSETLRGSENFGSEEDETTKLVFKFEYQKWNYNYDDEFREGYDESSDFVKGGDAVSASTTNKYEFMSGKSFSHFLDEPQAGNFTVKECFVHSNEAFKLENQVKYDFGLLLRKNFMPENCEERVSEENLDNFTEKKLKAEESEEHPVEPIVRNFLSEDDSTCSSSNSDSIISSLGEGFLSDTDFGNTVEFETLESNAEENAVLTEENMHLGDEKRYENFDVGYEPDDFTEEDEDIMDELGKLEEECKLEESSGKSFEDKNINSKLQQSMKPHSQTLTTIDLEDSNRFDTLWEHQDLIEQLKMELKKVRATGLPTILEDSESPRIMEDLKPWKIDEKLQHGNTTNELPKFYRSYRERMRKFDILNYQKMYAIGVLQSKDPLQSFSTRKNPSPAFTSIIPRGFRLSRRKQIEADPMKKFVGELYSDLEMVYVGQLCLSWEFLQWEYEKALKLWESDQYGLLRFNEVAGEFQQFQVLLQRFIENEPFLHGPRVQNYARNRCAMRNLLQVPVIRDNAKDKRKFSKREADKDAITSDMLVEILEESIRTIWRFIRADKDASSLALKGLKENHVQLQDPSNSELLVEIRTDLQKKEKRLREILRSGSCILKKFQKHHEDEADQVLYFFSQVDMKLVLRVLNMSRITTDQLAWCRSKLNKITFINRRIRVEPSFLLFPT
- the LOC108329687 gene encoding uncharacterized protein LOC108329687 isoform X3, producing MKPLYSSQFSCDNEQAESIHSESENFGYLADALSRENDPNYSDGCQGGTKSIEKRCSETLRGSENFGSEEDETTKLVFKFEYQKWNYNYDDEFREGYDESSDFVKGGDAVSASTTNKYEFMSGKSFSHFLDEPQAGNFTVKECFVHSNEAFKLENQVKYDFGLLLRKNFMPENCEERVSEENLDNFTEKKLKAEESEEHPVEPIVRNFLSEDDSTCSSSNSDSIISSLGEGFLSDTDFGNTVEFETLESNAEENAVLTEENMHLGDEKRYENFDVGYEPDDFTEEDEDIMDELGKLEEECKLEESSGKSFEDKNINSKLQQSMKPHSQTLTTIDLEDSNRFDTLWEHQDLIEQLKMELKKVRATGLPTILEDSESPRIMEDLKPWKIDEKLQHGNTTNELPKFYRSYRERMRKFDILNYQKMYAIGVLQSKDPLQSFSTRKNPSPAFTSIIPRGFRLSRRKQIEADPMKKFVGELYSDLEMVYVGQLCLSWEFLQWEYEKALKLWESDQYGLLRFNEVAGEFQQFQVLLQRFIENEPFLHGPRVQNYARNRCAMRNLLQVPVIREDNAKDKRKFSKREADKDAITSDMLVEILEESIRTIWRFIRADKDASSLALKGLKENHVQLQDPSNSELLVEIRTDLQKKEKRLREILRSGSCILKKFQKHHEDEADQVLYFFSQVDMKLVLRVLNMSRITTDQLAWCRSKLNKITFINRRIRVEPSFLLFPT